From the genome of Hyalangium ruber, one region includes:
- a CDS encoding AAA family ATPase: protein MVAENSFEKPRWLRDLLRFLPLKSQFVLSGNVRDLQLFEAGPGVVTPRPMLQVLAAELRVAGYAHVVSYDPVAGFRVIGLPGEAPSLGADLLKQLGLEAANGTAPAGLELFAETLQRAVGRSGDPIAVVADFASRMVVRTAALSGPEHQAFTRALVLSHQARSRPHGTPPRPFFNTVLWVVDKEGDLPDWLLVDNPRIRHVPIAKPDHRARRPLAASLLRSLEGYREADPHAAGRALDDFVDQTEGLLLVDLTSIVELGRTEGLGFAEIADAVRRYKVGVTEDPWRKIDRAKVRGATDFVRSRVKGQDHAVVHMLDIVKRAVTGVGSPRRGSRPRGVAFLAGPTGVGKTELAKTITSLLFGDEGAYIRFDMSEFSAEHSDQRLIGAPPGYVGYDVGGELTNAIRERPFSVVLFDEIEKAHPRILDKFLQVLDDGVLTSGRGDRVYFSEAFIVFTSNLGIYRLEADGSRVPNVTPEDGFSEVQARVRSEIERHFKVVLNRPEILNRIGDNVLVFDFVRPAVADQIFAGMVEAALSDVESAQGIAVTLDATSRDRLRALCLADLSNGGRGIRNKVETHLLNPLARALFDADATPGRCFEIRGVETGSTTTLHLADVGIPGAVA from the coding sequence ATGGTGGCTGAGAACTCCTTCGAGAAACCACGATGGTTGCGCGATCTGCTGCGTTTTCTGCCGCTCAAGAGCCAGTTCGTGCTCTCGGGCAATGTGCGTGACCTACAGCTCTTCGAAGCTGGGCCCGGCGTGGTGACCCCACGGCCCATGCTCCAGGTGCTGGCAGCGGAGCTGCGCGTCGCGGGATACGCACACGTGGTCTCCTATGACCCGGTTGCGGGATTCAGGGTGATAGGGCTCCCCGGCGAAGCCCCCTCACTGGGGGCGGACCTGTTGAAGCAACTCGGCCTGGAGGCGGCGAACGGGACGGCTCCCGCTGGCCTTGAGCTCTTCGCGGAGACCCTTCAGCGGGCCGTTGGTCGCTCGGGAGACCCAATTGCGGTAGTGGCCGACTTTGCCTCACGCATGGTTGTGCGCACCGCGGCTCTTTCTGGACCGGAGCATCAGGCGTTCACGCGGGCACTGGTACTATCCCACCAGGCACGGTCACGTCCGCATGGCACGCCTCCGCGCCCCTTTTTCAACACGGTGCTCTGGGTCGTCGACAAAGAGGGAGACCTGCCTGACTGGCTGCTTGTCGACAACCCGCGGATTCGACACGTGCCCATCGCCAAGCCCGATCATCGAGCCCGGCGGCCTCTTGCCGCTTCCCTGCTGCGAAGTCTTGAGGGTTATCGCGAGGCGGATCCTCACGCGGCGGGAAGGGCGCTGGATGACTTTGTCGACCAGACCGAAGGTCTGCTGCTGGTGGACCTCACCTCCATCGTTGAGCTTGGCCGGACGGAAGGGCTGGGCTTCGCCGAGATTGCGGACGCTGTCAGGCGCTACAAGGTTGGCGTCACCGAGGATCCCTGGCGGAAAATTGACCGCGCGAAAGTGCGGGGAGCAACGGACTTTGTTCGCAGCCGTGTGAAGGGGCAGGACCACGCGGTTGTCCACATGCTCGATATCGTCAAGCGGGCCGTCACGGGCGTCGGTTCTCCCCGCCGGGGGAGCCGACCGCGTGGCGTTGCCTTCCTCGCGGGGCCCACAGGGGTTGGTAAAACCGAGCTCGCGAAAACCATCACCAGCCTGCTCTTCGGAGACGAGGGTGCGTACATTCGTTTCGACATGTCCGAGTTCAGCGCGGAGCACTCCGACCAACGCCTCATTGGTGCGCCGCCGGGCTATGTCGGGTACGACGTCGGGGGGGAACTCACCAATGCCATCCGGGAGCGGCCGTTCAGCGTGGTGCTCTTCGATGAAATCGAGAAGGCGCACCCACGCATCCTCGACAAGTTCCTCCAAGTCCTCGATGACGGCGTCCTGACCTCAGGTCGCGGAGACCGAGTCTACTTCTCGGAAGCCTTCATCGTCTTCACCTCGAACCTCGGCATTTACCGGCTCGAAGCTGATGGAAGTCGGGTGCCCAATGTCACACCTGAGGATGGCTTCTCAGAGGTTCAGGCTCGGGTTCGCTCAGAGATCGAACGTCACTTCAAGGTCGTGCTCAATCGGCCCGAGATCCTCAACCGCATCGGTGACAACGTGCTCGTCTTCGACTTCGTGCGTCCCGCGGTGGCGGATCAGATTTTCGCGGGGATGGTGGAGGCGGCGCTCTCAGATGTCGAGTCCGCGCAGGGCATTGCCGTCACACTCGACGCCACCTCACGCGACCGACTGCGCGCTCTCTGTCTTGCCGACCTGTCAAACGGGGGCCGTGGCATCCGCAACAAGGTTGAGACGCACCTGCTCAACCCGCTCGCCCGCGCCCTCTTCGATGCGGATGCTACGCCGGGTCGATGTTTCGAAATACGAGGCGTGGAGACCGGCAGTACAACCACGCTCCACCTTGCTGATGTCGGTATCCCTGGAGCGGTGGCATGA